In one Cyanobacterium sp. T60_A2020_053 genomic region, the following are encoded:
- a CDS encoding type II toxin-antitoxin system VapC family toxin, protein MSQMIILDTHIWFWFINQEFKRFPDHWRELIETTPDVAVSCVSCFEIALAYQKNRINLPCSPSQWFTASLKPVDIQLLPLTPEIANLAVNLSPVHKDPFDRIIIATVIEYQAKLASVDSLFSQYIELDKHFLQK, encoded by the coding sequence ATGTCTCAAATGATTATACTTGACACCCATATCTGGTTTTGGTTTATCAATCAAGAATTTAAGCGATTTCCTGATCACTGGAGAGAATTAATTGAGACAACTCCAGATGTTGCTGTTTCTTGCGTTTCTTGTTTTGAGATTGCTTTAGCATATCAAAAAAATAGAATTAATTTACCTTGTTCCCCTTCTCAATGGTTTACAGCATCATTAAAACCTGTTGATATTCAACTTTTACCACTTACTCCTGAGATTGCCAATCTAGCAGTTAATTTATCTCCTGTTCATAAAGACCCTTTTGATAGAATAATTATTGCAACTGTAATTGAGTATCAGGCTAAATTAGCTAGTGTCGATAGTCTTTTTTCCCAATATATTGAACTTGACAAACATTTCTTACAAAAATAG